TATTTGTCTGGCTGCAGTGGTAAAAATTTACGATAACACATAAAAAGAGTAAAGACGATGAAAAGAGAGAGATCAGTAGATACAAACcatatttctgattttttttttcgatttttacatTCTTTTGTGAGTTTATACTTAACGcgaacatcaaaaaatcattatattatacttacaaagaaaatattcaatatctTGAGGATAtaatttacatcaaaaaagGATAACTAGTTAATGTTCATAGCCTTGCTTGATGAGTGACCCAAATTGCTGCTGCGAaagatcaaaacaaaaaaacgtaGTCGAATTTTATTCTATGTGCGGTGACAAACTGGTTTTCGGTCTCAATACACTGTCTGCTACATTCGAAAGAGGCGTTTTATAGTTTTGTAAGTTTGCCaaaattgtacatttttttctggatATAGACGATATACTAAGAGAATAATGACAGTCcataaatttgatgattttcggtTTGAATGTGTAATGCtgaaaaataatgtgaaattaTCCAGGAATAAGAGCTTTCTCGAAATGCAATTTGAGcggaagcaaaaataaatcgtattcattgaaaaatatgaaggtAACAAATTtccatagatttttttttcacgttaaaGAAATCACCTCATCTTTATTTTCAATTCGGATTTATTGATTATAATCTTGTTTAACTGATTTCTACCTATGAcactttttacataaattaaacaTGTTTGTGCTCACTTTagttgtttttcgttttcaaCTAGGGTACTTCTTTACCTCAATTTCTATATTCTAATCGgtgtcatattttaatttacaatctTACTACGTGTTACTTatcattaaattgttttttttttaatgtgcttCTTTATATATGCAGATTCGGAAATAGTTTAAGAAAcaataatgaatattaaaaatttgattcttattaatttattaaatttaacaaaataattttgttaactcgaacaataactttttttgtttatcatatttttcaacaaacattataaaaacaccagtttatttaaaaaaaatggttagttttttaaaaaaaattttaaagtttttttatatgggtcatttaatatatttttttttaaatattaaacttaatcTTTGTACGGAAACCTTTTAATTGCGAAACATTGTTCTCAGACGGTTCCTAGCATTTTTatccattcatttttttattatctttctaCACTTAATTTTCGTAGATTAATCATAAGttctttagaaataaaatgaatgaaagagAAATAGGATTTGACGCATTCAAGAGCAAAAgtcagttttttttcagtttaatgtTGTGCGGCAAACGACTCGCATTGAAAAGAGATATGGGTTGAAAGGAAAGAATGAAGGAGTGGATTTAATGTtgtgacgatttttttttaatgatttaaaaaagagGAATGTAATTAAGTCAACTTCTTTTGTATTAAATGTCGGATTTGCAattcattgaataaaaattttgttaacatTTATCAATCagagaaaaaatgatgatcattaatcaaagtttaattgatttttaatagcaACTGGAATCTTAAATTTCcgttttagtatttttttatgctgaacttcaatttattatgaattataattaatttttgtgacctTAATTGGATTCTTTTGGTTCCGGTCCAAAATCACGTCCATTATGTGGTACaaaaagaaaagtgaaaatcatATCCTGATGGAAAAAAGAGACTTACAATGGATGTCACAGTCATTCCGAACACCAATGTTAATGGATAACGTTTGTAAATCATCTGAATGTTGTTGGCGATGACacaagaattaaaattcacgTGTATACATTTCATACAAACCATTTAATTTGTTGATTTAACAACAACGGATACTACATATCATCGTCGACACGATTGAAACCACCAAAAAATGCTCTGTTCTTGGCACAGTTGATGTCATGTAAATCATGTTCGCATAATCTCGGCTCGGAACACGACACATACCTCAGATGATTTGTATCGCTTATTTTTCCACTTATACTATCGATGTCACTACTTGTTGTGCCGTCATGAAACAATCTATGATTGGTATTTGTGTCGCCATATGTACGTTGCAGCACATGTAAACTGTTGGAGCTGACTGTGCGCTCTAAAATTTCGCCCCAGTACTTCTCTGCAAGTCCCTCAATGTCGGAACGCATTCTACAGGGTGGCTTCGGTGGCAGTGGCAGTGCAATCATATTGTCGCATTCGAAATTTACATTATAACATTTTTGGTGATCATTTGGCTCACCATAGAGACActgttgaattaattaatgtgaAATTTTCGCGGTTTATTACATGAGCGACTCGAATTACATGCTTGTTAATGTGAATAAATACCTTTGAGTGAAGCATATCCTTACATATTCGTCTAAAGTGCGCATTCAAAAGCCAATATAAAAAGGGATTCCAAAAACTATTGCTGATTGCCAGCCATGTGATCGTAAAATCAAGATATGAAGGAACCTGTGTAAAAGGTGTGTAAATATGCTGTAAATAATGGAGCTAAACTGTTACCTTTGAACCTGTGCACGCTGTTACTATCTCGAGAATGGTCCAAGGTGTGACAATCACAATGAAACCGAGCGATATTGCCGCCATTGTTCGCGATGTAGAGCCAGATGTGTGCAACTCCAATTCTGTAGGCTGCGAATGACAACAAAACAGTTTGCTtgcatgagaatttttttttttcacaacattAAAAAGAAACCCATGTAAAGTCAAcccttttataattatttatatttctatTCACAATTCTAGTATTCATTATATGCTGATTTCTAGAGAATAGTTTTTCACTAGATTTACATTCTTTTATCTCGCAGGCTctactttgaataaaaaatcctttcaaAAAGATTTTAGGACGCTCCtaaatgtaattttgtttaatttttttttggtttcgacaatattaaaaaaatatttttaaatacttttttttaatgtctaaatttcaaaagtgaaaattttttttatgaagtgtaaattttttgctcaatcAGATTTTAGACTTTTCAAGTTTAACATGGGAAAATCGGAGTGGCCTTAGAATGGAATGAGATGATGATTATACGTTGAATGACTAATATTCTAACTTccttctattttaattttgaattttcagcaTTCTTATCGAATGGACACAGATATagaaaattgtatatttttccggaatccaaaaaaatacttcaaaatgtgtgatatttatacattttttagactttattgaattttagatTCCCACTCTTTTTCGTCATTGGACAGAAATACACTTGCATTTGAAACTGTAGTAGACGATTtcactttattaaaattcttcaagattttttttttctaaaaagtcgAAACCAGATGAAAATCTTATTAGTTTTCTATGTATCATTCAATGAATACAATGTTCTATGTCATCCGATGTGGAAACATACAACACTATACATCGTGATAACACTTTTCTTTTGAAACCACAATTTATCATATTACCACCTACGTATCATTACACAGAGCAACTCTAAGAGCTTAAGCAGCGTATTATCTGAAATAATGTTATATTTGCTAAatgacatgaattttttcacagtATCCTATTTGATTTCATTCATCCAGAATGGCATATATCATGTTGTCTACATAtggtaataaaatttgattcagTTTATGCTTCTTcgcttttctctctttctttttttgcttgatcTGCTTCTCGATAGTATCAGAGCAGCCGCCGTGTATGTAAAATGTGTTTGaaacaagtaaaataaaaatacatccttaacattttttgatgtgtATTCAATACCCGATTCTCtatcataataaaatgtttatctaTCAATAAAACGAGCGAGCACTGGATTTACGATATATGTATAACTCAATATAACTACTACTATTAGGATGTCTAGCTTAGATTTTCCTACTTCTTTTTCGCATGTAAATTGATGTAATTGAAGTCAAACAAAAGTGGACAGCTTCGTGATTGTGATTCAATGCATGTAATAGATATTGGATAACTTAACTTTTCTAGATGGAATAATTCTTTTGTCAAACGTTACGGGAATGGCCCCAGAAGGAGGTTCTAAAATGTTTTTGCTGACTAGGATCTTCTTGTTCTTTCAATGTTCACCACAATGTTTAATAGGGTTTCTGTACTTTTTTGCTcttattttttcgttctttattGTTTTCAAGACTTCAGTGTCATTTGTCGTTTTCACAGGAGGTCTTgtcattttctttgttttataTATCAAACAAATCAACTTGAAAatctttttcttaatttcctaaatttacttttccgaaataaataatttaaatgaaaacttaccttttcATCTGATGACTGTAGTCGCTGTGTTGCGGTAACAGTTGGCGTCACAAATCTTCTACGATTCGCATGAAAACTCGAGCCATAACAATACATTAGTGCCATGGTGGTGGGAAAGTAAAATGCACAACTGGATAAAATGCGAAATGACGGTTTACTGTAAAATGGCTCACAAGCCAACAAACCAGTGCTGTTGAAATAATAACCTAATAATATGcggacaaaaatataattatgattgtaatattaataaaaaagaatttttttattgtcgtaAAGTTACTTCTATATCTTTAGCTACAAATGGTAGATTTTGTTTTCGACATTTGGTTGAACTTACCTTTTGGCAGGACCAAAACACAGAAGAACGTCACGCATAAAATCCATGTTATACTGAGTATTGCTACACAACCCtgcgttaaaaattgaa
The sequence above is drawn from the Culicoides brevitarsis isolate CSIRO-B50_1 chromosome 1, AGI_CSIRO_Cbre_v1, whole genome shotgun sequence genome and encodes:
- the LOC134827025 gene encoding trace amine-associated receptor 1, with the protein product MDTKGNTRLTPPAIRNVSCFHPRYSGNILDNIGPNDTIQAFFVIVLTFLIIMANLTVIIVINSRRYGPYLHPQPRYLLTSLALNDLAIGFLITPFSALPALLNCWPYGEIFCQIQALLRGALLQQSAVILVCMAVDRYICALHPKRYHLHSSKKGCVAILSITWILCVTFFCVLVLPKGYYFNSTGLLACEPFYSKPSFRILSSCAFYFPTTMALMYCYGSSFHANRRRFVTPTVTATQRLQSSDEKPTELELHTSGSTSRTMAAISLGFIVIVTPWTILEIVTACTGSKVPSYLDFTITWLAISNSFWNPFLYWLLNAHFRRICKDMLHSKCLYGEPNDHQKCYNVNFECDNMIALPLPPKPPCRMRSDIEGLAEKYWGEILERTVSSNSLHVLQRTYGDTNTNHRLFHDGTTSSDIDSISGKISDTNHLRYVSCSEPRLCEHDLHDINCAKNRAFFGGFNRVDDDM